One Insulibacter thermoxylanivorax genomic region harbors:
- the flhB gene encoding flagellar biosynthesis protein FlhB, translating to MDKYSLKLDLQLFAQEKTEKPTPRKKQDARKKGQVAKSSDLPGALILFFTFLALYALGGLIEDKLYSLFTVTFNEYMLWDITVTNTLAMFRELIVQGMLFVAPILLIALIIGIAGNYVQVGFLMTGEPLKMKLSKLDPIQGAKRIFSLRALVELLKASLKFIIVAAVVWTTLWGEKEKLLALSSVPLEDLLRYAGRLTTLLGVKIGAVLVILAILDYMYQRYEHNKQLRMSKQEVKDEYKRLEGDPLIKSRIREKQRRMAMARMMQEVPKADVIITNPTHYAVALQYDATVMEEPKVIAKGVDYIALKIREIAEEHGVITMENPPLARALYDQVEIGQSIPPDLFQAVAEVLAYVYKVKGIR from the coding sequence GTGGATAAGTATAGTCTGAAACTCGACCTGCAGTTGTTCGCGCAGGAGAAGACGGAGAAGCCCACTCCCCGCAAAAAACAAGACGCCCGCAAAAAAGGGCAAGTCGCTAAGAGTTCTGACTTGCCGGGAGCGCTGATTTTATTCTTCACTTTCTTAGCTCTTTATGCATTAGGCGGTTTGATCGAGGACAAGCTGTACTCACTGTTCACCGTGACCTTCAATGAGTACATGCTGTGGGACATCACGGTAACGAATACGCTGGCGATGTTCCGCGAGCTGATCGTCCAGGGGATGCTGTTTGTCGCTCCAATCCTGCTCATTGCACTCATCATCGGCATTGCAGGCAACTATGTGCAGGTCGGTTTCCTCATGACTGGGGAGCCGCTCAAGATGAAGCTGAGCAAACTCGATCCGATTCAGGGGGCGAAGCGCATCTTCTCGCTCCGCGCGCTGGTGGAACTGCTAAAGGCCAGCTTGAAATTCATCATCGTGGCGGCCGTTGTTTGGACGACGCTCTGGGGCGAGAAGGAGAAACTCCTTGCATTGTCTTCTGTTCCTCTTGAGGATCTCTTGCGTTATGCAGGCCGGCTGACGACGCTCCTCGGCGTGAAGATCGGCGCGGTGCTGGTTATCCTGGCCATACTCGATTATATGTACCAGCGCTATGAGCACAACAAGCAGCTGCGCATGTCCAAACAAGAGGTTAAAGATGAATATAAGAGACTCGAAGGCGATCCGCTGATCAAAAGCAGAATTCGCGAGAAACAACGCCGCATGGCGATGGCAAGGATGATGCAAGAAGTGCCCAAAGCCGATGTGATCATCACGAACCCTACGCACTATGCGGTTGCTTTGCAGTATGACGCTACAGTGATGGAAGAACCTAAAGTGATCGCCAAGGGCGTGGATTACATCGCACTCAAGATCCGTGAGATCGCTGAAGAACATGGCGTTATCACGATGGAAAACCCGCCGCTGGCAAGGGCATTGTACGATCAAGTGGAGATCGGACAGAGCATCCCGCCGGATCTGTTCCAAGCTGTAGCTGAAGTGCTTGCTTATGTCTACAAGGTTAAGGGAATTCGCTAG
- the fliR gene encoding flagellar biosynthetic protein FliR, whose product MELLMQVLPAFLLVLSRVTAFFVTVPIFSMRGVPAQFKVGIAFFVSLFTVLSMNVEPVPMDGIYIMTVIREVLIGILLGFVAYLIFTVTQIAGSFVDMQMGFGIANVVDPMTGAQSPILGNLKFFLAVLTFLAIDGHHYLLMGIMNSYDWVPLDNEFFTRIYEGSVSTFLLRTLSTMFVLAFQLSAPLITALFLVDVALGMLARTAPQFNVFVIGLPLKILVGYIVYLVMIPGFLFLFQQLFSHLFAALNEMLVTLQG is encoded by the coding sequence TACCGTGCCGATCTTCTCCATGCGCGGTGTACCTGCGCAATTTAAGGTGGGCATCGCCTTTTTTGTCAGCTTATTTACCGTACTGTCGATGAATGTCGAGCCTGTCCCGATGGATGGGATATACATAATGACGGTGATCCGCGAAGTGTTGATCGGCATATTGCTGGGTTTTGTTGCCTATTTAATCTTTACCGTTACACAGATCGCAGGTTCCTTCGTCGATATGCAGATGGGATTTGGGATCGCGAACGTCGTTGACCCGATGACAGGGGCGCAAAGCCCAATCTTGGGCAACCTTAAGTTTTTTTTGGCGGTTCTTACCTTTTTGGCCATCGACGGCCACCATTATCTGTTAATGGGCATCATGAACAGCTATGATTGGGTGCCCCTGGACAATGAATTCTTCACCAGGATCTACGAAGGCAGTGTGTCGACCTTCCTCTTGCGCACGCTGAGCACGATGTTTGTGCTGGCATTCCAGTTATCCGCACCGCTGATCACAGCGCTGTTCCTGGTTGATGTGGCTTTGGGAATGCTGGCGCGTACGGCGCCGCAGTTTAACGTATTCGTGATCGGCTTGCCGCTGAAGATCTTAGTCGGCTACATCGTCTACTTGGTGATGATTCCAGGATTTCTGTTCCTGTTCCAACAGTTGTTCAGCCATCTCTTCGCAGCGCTTAATGAGATGTTGGTGACGCTCCAGGGATGA